The following proteins come from a genomic window of Coriobacteriia bacterium:
- the dnaX gene encoding DNA polymerase III subunit gamma/tau — translation MFKTQGATRPMAHQSLYRKYRPATFDEVVGQQPIERTLRNAVAEGKVAHAYLFTGPRGTGKTTTARLLAKALLCERAPAAEPDGTCEECRAVAEGNHPDVFELDAASHTQVDIVRDQIINRVQYAPTRGAYKIYIIDEVHMLSPSSFNALLKTLEEPPSHVVFVMCTTHPHKVPDTIHSRCQRFDFHRISVEDVADHLRFIAESEGFKVDRGAFTLIARHADGGMRDAITALEQLAAYTGGEITVDDVEGMLCEVDSSQLFTLAGLMARQDVAGCFVWVADIVETGADVAELVRELTGHVRDLYVATVIGDVSGIVDRPADEMALLIAQAAEFGGPSRIEHVLDVLVDLAAELRWSSDPRLSLEIALTRMARPQGETTLPALAARVETVERALRSGAGPLPAAVPAVSVGASESTVDAASEKMPASEPAPEPVAVKAAEQVAPSVAPAAESAGADAVVASPGEAAVHPVGEAGTIDRASAKRAWKATLVEVKKLRPARAHTFAMVEIDVDADERTLVLEFPKDQQFSLQLAEEPETRILLRDALAVVFGVAPPFRYQLGRGPVRPVLEPEAPPRVAEATPEAEPAVTTAEPVAAAVEPAVAAPQDAVAAESAEPASSDGSAEPASDLEHVLFNQLGAQMVSEHPANERKED, via the coding sequence ATGTTCAAGACGCAAGGGGCAACGAGGCCGATGGCGCACCAGTCGCTCTATCGCAAGTACCGTCCGGCCACGTTTGACGAGGTGGTCGGGCAGCAGCCCATAGAGCGCACACTGCGCAATGCGGTCGCCGAGGGCAAGGTCGCCCACGCGTACCTGTTCACCGGGCCGCGCGGAACGGGCAAGACGACCACGGCGCGGCTTCTTGCCAAGGCCCTTCTGTGCGAGCGAGCGCCCGCCGCGGAGCCCGACGGCACCTGCGAGGAGTGTCGCGCGGTCGCCGAAGGCAACCACCCGGATGTCTTCGAGCTTGACGCTGCATCGCATACCCAGGTCGATATCGTGCGCGATCAGATCATCAATCGCGTGCAGTACGCGCCCACCCGCGGCGCGTACAAGATCTACATCATCGACGAGGTGCACATGCTGTCGCCGTCGTCGTTCAACGCGCTGCTCAAGACGCTCGAGGAGCCGCCGTCCCACGTCGTGTTCGTCATGTGCACGACCCATCCGCACAAGGTCCCGGACACGATTCACTCGCGCTGCCAACGCTTCGACTTCCATCGCATCAGCGTCGAAGACGTCGCAGATCACCTGCGGTTCATCGCCGAATCCGAGGGGTTCAAGGTCGACCGGGGCGCCTTCACCCTCATAGCGCGTCATGCCGATGGCGGCATGCGCGACGCAATCACGGCCCTCGAACAACTGGCGGCCTACACGGGTGGCGAGATCACCGTCGACGATGTCGAGGGGATGCTGTGCGAGGTCGATTCTTCGCAGCTGTTCACGCTCGCCGGCCTGATGGCGCGTCAGGATGTCGCCGGTTGCTTCGTCTGGGTCGCCGACATCGTCGAGACCGGTGCCGATGTGGCCGAGCTCGTGCGGGAGCTCACCGGCCACGTCCGTGACCTGTACGTCGCTACGGTGATCGGTGACGTGAGCGGTATCGTCGACCGCCCGGCTGATGAGATGGCTCTCCTCATCGCACAGGCCGCTGAGTTCGGCGGCCCCTCGCGGATCGAGCACGTGCTCGACGTGCTGGTGGACCTTGCGGCGGAGCTGCGCTGGTCGAGCGATCCGCGCCTCTCCCTCGAGATCGCGCTTACGCGCATGGCGCGCCCGCAGGGCGAGACGACCCTTCCGGCGCTCGCCGCCCGAGTGGAGACCGTCGAGCGCGCGTTGCGCTCCGGGGCGGGGCCCCTGCCCGCCGCGGTGCCCGCGGTGTCCGTGGGGGCCTCCGAGTCCACGGTGGACGCGGCATCGGAGAAGATGCCCGCGTCCGAACCGGCGCCGGAACCGGTCGCCGTGAAGGCCGCCGAGCAGGTCGCACCATCGGTCGCCCCGGCAGCCGAATCGGCCGGAGCCGATGCCGTCGTGGCGTCGCCCGGTGAGGCTGCCGTGCACCCGGTAGGCGAGGCCGGCACCATCGACAGGGCCTCTGCCAAGCGCGCTTGGAAGGCGACGCTCGTCGAGGTCAAGAAGCTGCGACCCGCTCGTGCTCACACGTTCGCGATGGTCGAGATCGATGTCGATGCGGACGAACGGACGCTCGTGCTCGAGTTCCCCAAGGACCAGCAGTTCTCGCTGCAGTTGGCTGAAGAGCCTGAGACGCGCATCCTGCTGAGAGACGCTCTTGCGGTGGTCTTCGGCGTGGCGCCGCCCTTCCGCTACCAGCTGGGACGTGGACCAGTACGTCCGGTCTTGGAGCCGGAAGCGCCGCCGCGCGTGGCTGAGGCAACGCCTGAGGCCGAGCCGGCCGTGACAACAGCCGAGCCTGTTGCGGCCGCTGTCGAGCCTGCGGTAGCGGCACCGCAGGATGCCGTCGCGGCCGAGAGCGCCGAGCCGGCGTCCTCCGATGGTTCTGCGGAGCCGGCATCAGACTTGGAGCATGTTCTGTTCAATCAGCTTGGGGCGCAGATGGTGAGCGAGCACCCGGCAAACGAACGAAAGGAAGACTAG
- a CDS encoding 4Fe-4S binding protein: MLTVLATSTVIGLLHQKARHLGVVGVDALCPFGGIESLWALLSAGVFIKRIAWGSVVLLGGAVALNLAVGRAFCGQFCPLGTLQEIFGSLRGRIGVRRREVPAGLDIPARMLKYAVFGIFTWLSWLFGTLVIRPYDPWAAYHHLTSPELFTEFGIGAAVLGVSLAGSFVYDRFFCKYLCPMGAFLALFSRLSWFRVTRVSGACVDCGACDKVCPVNIEVSGVESVVSDSECIACALCVDACPKAEALEIRGRRGGALSPLALVGLTAAVMLGIVAVTTALGLMGFTTK; this comes from the coding sequence GTGCTCACGGTTCTCGCGACGAGCACGGTGATCGGTCTGCTCCATCAGAAGGCTCGGCACCTTGGGGTCGTCGGCGTTGATGCGCTGTGCCCGTTCGGCGGAATCGAGTCGCTGTGGGCGCTGCTGTCGGCGGGAGTATTCATCAAGCGCATCGCGTGGGGAAGCGTCGTGCTCCTTGGCGGCGCTGTGGCGCTCAACCTGGCGGTTGGTCGCGCCTTCTGCGGACAGTTCTGTCCGCTGGGCACGCTTCAAGAGATCTTCGGGTCGTTGCGAGGGCGCATCGGCGTGCGGCGGCGAGAGGTCCCAGCGGGTCTCGACATCCCGGCCCGGATGCTCAAGTACGCGGTGTTCGGGATCTTCACCTGGCTGTCCTGGCTCTTCGGCACGCTGGTGATTCGGCCGTATGACCCCTGGGCCGCCTACCACCACCTGACATCCCCGGAGCTCTTCACCGAGTTCGGCATCGGGGCGGCGGTTCTCGGCGTATCGCTCGCCGGTTCGTTCGTCTACGACCGCTTCTTCTGCAAGTACCTGTGCCCGATGGGCGCGTTCCTCGCACTGTTCAGTCGCCTGAGCTGGTTTCGCGTCACCCGGGTCTCGGGGGCCTGCGTTGACTGCGGAGCGTGCGACAAGGTGTGTCCGGTGAACATCGAGGTCTCGGGTGTCGAGTCGGTGGTGAGCGATAGCGAATGTATCGCGTGCGCGCTCTGCGTCGACGCGTGCCCGAAGGCAGAAGCGCTCGAGATTCGTGGCCGGCGCGGCGGGGCGCTCTCACCGCTGGCGCTGGTGGGCTTGACGGCCGCGGTGATGCTGGGAATCGTCGCGGTGACCACGGCGCTCGGGCTGATGGGATTCACCACGAAGTAG
- a CDS encoding DedA family protein, with amino-acid sequence MDIISFFTDLFFNLDAVLAQWAAVYGIWIYAILFVIVFMETGVVIMPFLPGDSLLFAGGAIAAVGGLNVWVIVGVLFVAAVLGDAVNYSIGRKWGRAILNSGKFSRVITPEHVAETETFFCRHGGKTISLARFFPFIRTFAPFIAGIGHMDYGRFALYNVTGAVAWIVLFVGAGYFFGNIPAVAENLEYLVIGIILVSVSPGIVHAIQRRLGRKLTPATENCAK; translated from the coding sequence ATGGATATCATCTCGTTCTTCACTGACCTCTTCTTCAATCTCGACGCCGTCCTTGCTCAGTGGGCGGCGGTGTACGGTATCTGGATCTACGCGATTCTGTTCGTCATCGTCTTTATGGAGACCGGTGTCGTCATCATGCCGTTTCTGCCCGGCGATTCGCTGCTATTTGCCGGAGGGGCGATTGCCGCTGTCGGGGGGCTCAACGTCTGGGTGATCGTCGGGGTCCTCTTCGTGGCGGCCGTGCTGGGTGATGCGGTGAACTACTCTATCGGGCGTAAGTGGGGCCGGGCGATTCTCAACTCGGGCAAGTTCTCTCGGGTGATCACGCCCGAGCACGTCGCGGAGACCGAAACGTTCTTCTGCCGTCATGGCGGCAAGACCATCTCGCTCGCCCGCTTCTTTCCCTTCATCCGGACCTTCGCCCCGTTCATCGCGGGTATCGGCCACATGGACTACGGTCGCTTCGCACTGTACAACGTCACAGGCGCCGTCGCTTGGATCGTGCTGTTTGTGGGAGCGGGGTACTTCTTTGGCAACATCCCTGCCGTTGCGGAGAACCTTGAGTACCTCGTCATCGGGATCATCCTTGTCAGCGTCTCGCCGGGCATCGTTCACGCCATCCAGCGCCGCTTGGGGCGCAAGCTCACACCTGCGACTGAGAACTGCGCCAAGTGA
- a CDS encoding nitroreductase family protein has protein sequence MKNEMISMGLRDEGSSGRERAYSMLSERSIAWSQALLNRHSRRRYDEESASDEALAALDRVCQGFRPYPDARAVLVRTPSVDIFTGAVGSYGKVVGAPHVLAFIANESSPASALHLGYTGEAVVLEATAQGLDTCWVAGFFDRGAASQLVELAPEERIAAVSPVGHTAVKRSSTERTMSALARSKQRKPLRTIAKDASLEWPQWALGAIEAARVAPSAMNRQPWRFRLEDGSLVLSMDSNRQIPVVRKELDCGIAMLHAEVAAHAHGVQGRWVEAREGRDLARFTPVVETAQSTADSE, from the coding sequence GTGAAGAACGAGATGATATCCATGGGTCTCCGGGACGAGGGCTCGAGCGGTCGCGAGAGAGCATACTCCATGCTGTCGGAACGGAGCATAGCGTGGTCTCAAGCGCTACTGAACCGTCACTCGCGACGTCGCTACGACGAGGAGTCGGCTTCAGACGAGGCCCTTGCCGCGCTCGACCGTGTGTGCCAGGGGTTCCGCCCGTACCCCGACGCACGGGCGGTTCTCGTGCGCACGCCGTCGGTCGACATCTTCACCGGTGCCGTCGGCTCGTACGGCAAGGTGGTCGGGGCTCCTCACGTGCTGGCGTTCATCGCGAACGAAAGCTCGCCGGCGTCGGCCCTGCACCTCGGCTACACCGGCGAAGCCGTCGTGTTGGAGGCCACTGCTCAGGGACTCGATACCTGCTGGGTCGCCGGCTTCTTTGACCGGGGGGCCGCGTCACAACTGGTCGAGCTCGCGCCCGAAGAACGCATCGCCGCAGTCTCGCCCGTCGGGCATACCGCCGTGAAGCGGTCGTCCACCGAGCGCACCATGAGCGCCCTGGCCCGCTCTAAACAGCGCAAGCCACTCCGCACCATCGCCAAGGACGCCAGCCTCGAATGGCCGCAGTGGGCGCTCGGCGCGATCGAAGCTGCACGGGTCGCACCGTCGGCGATGAATCGCCAGCCGTGGCGGTTCCGCCTCGAGGATGGATCGCTTGTCCTGTCGATGGACTCGAACCGGCAGATTCCGGTGGTGCGCAAGGAGTTGGACTGCGGCATCGCGATGCTGCACGCGGAGGTGGCAGCCCACGCCCATGGCGTTCAGGGTCGATGGGTCGAGGCCCGTGAAGGACGCGACCTCGCACGCTTCACCCCCGTGGTCGAAACAGCGCAATCCACCGCGGACAGCGAGTGA
- a CDS encoding TIGR01777 family oxidoreductase — MSPVRVAIAGGNGFIGRLLTDQLLESGADVAWLSHSPGRRLLPSGVSEVAFRPGADGAWQREVADADAIVNLSGYPIASRWSPRVKAQLRSSRIDTTQALVGAIAAARARDRGPTVLVNASGIGVYGDGGEEVLTEESRIGGDWLADLAVDWENAACPAEASGCRVVIVRTGLVLGAEGLLPKLLLPMRLFVGGPVGSGKQWTPWIHQRDIAAVYRHAIESPTLSGPVNACAPNAVRMKELTAALGHVVGRPSWLPVPGVALRVVLGEVAPYTLMSQRASASRLVKAGFQFAFPALDVALHDLLD, encoded by the coding sequence GTGAGTCCCGTGCGCGTGGCGATCGCCGGCGGAAACGGCTTCATCGGGCGGTTGCTCACCGATCAGCTTCTGGAGTCGGGCGCCGATGTCGCGTGGCTCTCTCACTCGCCTGGCCGTCGCCTGCTGCCGTCCGGTGTCTCGGAGGTCGCTTTCAGGCCCGGTGCCGACGGTGCCTGGCAGCGCGAGGTGGCGGATGCTGACGCGATCGTCAACCTGTCCGGGTACCCCATCGCCAGCCGATGGAGCCCTCGCGTGAAGGCACAACTCCGGTCAAGCCGCATCGACACCACGCAGGCGCTTGTCGGTGCGATTGCCGCCGCCCGCGCTCGGGACCGGGGACCAACCGTTCTGGTGAACGCATCGGGCATCGGTGTCTACGGTGACGGTGGCGAAGAGGTTCTGACCGAGGAGTCCCGTATCGGCGGGGATTGGCTCGCCGACCTGGCCGTCGACTGGGAGAACGCGGCATGCCCCGCTGAGGCGAGCGGCTGCAGAGTCGTCATCGTGCGCACCGGCCTGGTGCTGGGAGCCGAAGGTCTACTGCCGAAGCTCCTGCTGCCGATGCGCCTGTTCGTCGGGGGTCCGGTCGGCTCCGGCAAACAGTGGACGCCGTGGATTCACCAGAGGGATATCGCAGCTGTGTACCGGCACGCCATCGAGTCGCCGACGTTGAGCGGCCCAGTGAACGCCTGCGCCCCGAACGCCGTGCGCATGAAGGAGCTCACCGCCGCGCTGGGACACGTCGTCGGACGACCGTCGTGGCTTCCGGTTCCCGGCGTCGCGCTGCGTGTCGTCTTGGGCGAAGTCGCTCCTTACACGCTCATGAGCCAGCGAGCATCCGCGTCCAGACTGGTCAAAGCCGGCTTCCAGTTCGCGTTTCCTGCGCTTGATGTCGCCCTGCACGACCTGCTCGACTAG
- the cls gene encoding cardiolipin synthase, whose protein sequence is MGGYDELVSYDLILLAIAVYAVAVIVTLIYEERDPSTTLAWILVLLLVPVLGVGLYLLFGRDLRRSGARDRRRQEATALAAEALREVRGCYRFADTETAADPLFAGVSRAIERFNGTTALPCVDLQIFSTGDEKFARLLEDIEGAKRFVHLQYFIWESDDLTQQVCDLLARKVHEGVEVRVLYDWIGSAPYGKKQLKALRAAGAQVRPDRADWRKLNFRNHRKTVVIDGRIAYTGGMNMGREYADGGRRFDVWRDTHVRFEGPLVHDVHALYCSRWYRVTGESLFDAERFPEPEPLPESGWVWAQLAFSGPESQWQALRHVLLFAISHANASVRVQSPYYVPDQTIADALAASAFAGIDVKLMMAGVHDKRLPWWAAFSYLDELVAAGATVLQYEAGFLHAKAVTVDGRLASIGTTNFDYRSFALHDELQLFFYDAAIARRQEALFDADSLCCRELTGEVLARIGPLARFRNAVARLFSRAL, encoded by the coding sequence GTGGGCGGGTACGATGAACTCGTGTCCTACGACTTGATCCTCCTCGCCATAGCCGTGTACGCGGTTGCAGTCATCGTGACCCTCATCTACGAGGAGCGCGATCCTTCGACGACGCTCGCCTGGATCCTCGTGCTGCTGCTCGTGCCGGTACTCGGCGTGGGACTCTATCTGCTGTTCGGTCGTGACCTTCGGCGCTCCGGAGCCCGCGACCGACGTCGCCAAGAGGCCACGGCTCTTGCGGCCGAGGCGCTGAGGGAAGTGCGTGGGTGCTATCGGTTCGCGGACACTGAGACGGCGGCGGACCCGCTCTTCGCGGGCGTCTCCCGGGCGATCGAGCGCTTCAACGGTACGACGGCGTTGCCCTGCGTGGATCTGCAGATCTTCTCGACGGGTGACGAGAAGTTCGCGCGGCTGCTCGAGGACATCGAGGGTGCGAAACGCTTCGTCCATCTGCAGTACTTCATCTGGGAGTCGGATGACCTGACCCAGCAGGTGTGCGACCTCCTCGCTCGCAAGGTCCATGAGGGTGTTGAAGTGCGGGTGCTGTACGACTGGATCGGCTCGGCGCCCTATGGCAAGAAGCAGCTGAAGGCCTTGCGTGCAGCGGGCGCACAGGTGCGGCCCGATCGAGCCGATTGGCGCAAGCTCAACTTCCGTAACCACCGCAAGACGGTGGTCATCGACGGGCGCATCGCCTACACGGGCGGCATGAACATGGGTCGCGAGTACGCCGATGGCGGGCGTCGTTTCGACGTGTGGCGTGACACGCATGTGCGCTTCGAGGGCCCGCTCGTGCATGACGTGCACGCGCTGTACTGCTCAAGGTGGTATCGGGTGACCGGCGAGAGCTTGTTCGACGCGGAGCGGTTCCCTGAGCCCGAGCCACTTCCTGAGAGCGGTTGGGTTTGGGCGCAACTCGCCTTTTCGGGACCTGAATCCCAGTGGCAGGCGCTCAGACACGTACTGCTGTTCGCCATCTCTCATGCGAACGCGTCGGTGCGGGTACAGTCGCCGTACTACGTGCCGGATCAGACGATCGCCGATGCCCTCGCGGCTTCGGCATTCGCGGGCATCGACGTGAAGCTCATGATGGCGGGCGTGCACGACAAGCGACTGCCGTGGTGGGCGGCGTTCAGCTACCTCGACGAACTCGTGGCCGCCGGTGCGACGGTGCTTCAGTACGAGGCCGGCTTCCTGCACGCCAAGGCGGTCACCGTCGACGGAAGACTCGCGTCCATCGGCACGACGAACTTCGACTATCGCAGCTTCGCACTGCACGATGAGCTGCAGTTGTTCTTCTACGACGCGGCGATCGCTCGTAGACAGGAGGCGCTGTTTGATGCGGATTCGCTGTGCTGCAGGGAGCTCACGGGCGAGGTGCTCGCCCGGATAGGGCCGCTTGCACGGTTCCGCAACGCGGTCGCGCGGCTGTTCTCGCGAGCGCTGTGA
- a CDS encoding DEAD/DEAH box helicase — protein MTFEELGLSDEILAAVAALGYVEPTPIQEQAIPLVLAGRDVVGAAQTGTGKTAAFTLPLLQCIGVGRGAPLALVVTPTRELAAQIDGVAAAVSEHTGQRIAAIVGGVGYGPQLKRVKDGADVLVATPGRLIDLVDRGDVDLSKVEILVLDEADRMLDMGFWPSVRRILSFLPAKRQNLLFSATISPEITQIVGRMLHEPAFIEIARKGTTAEGIEQAIMPVEQSQKPELLAALIESRGADRVLVFTKTKARADLVRTILDRLGLNVAVMHADRTQQQRDSALARFSEGKVDVLVATDIIARGIDVSEIDHVVNYDVPENPEDYVHRIGRTGRAGASGYALTLVGPDEITQLREIEYMLGKILPSKDVEGFPYREGRIIPFEGRPAKKPTRAAFGAKARSSRIGRR, from the coding sequence ATGACGTTTGAAGAACTCGGTCTATCAGACGAGATACTCGCGGCGGTGGCCGCGCTCGGCTACGTAGAGCCAACCCCAATTCAAGAACAAGCCATCCCCCTGGTCCTAGCGGGCCGGGACGTCGTTGGCGCGGCGCAAACCGGCACCGGCAAGACGGCCGCCTTCACCCTGCCGCTGCTCCAGTGCATCGGCGTCGGGCGGGGCGCACCCCTCGCGCTCGTCGTGACTCCCACCCGCGAACTCGCGGCGCAGATCGATGGCGTCGCGGCGGCGGTATCCGAGCACACGGGGCAGCGCATCGCCGCCATCGTCGGCGGTGTGGGCTACGGCCCGCAGCTCAAGCGGGTCAAAGACGGCGCCGACGTGTTGGTTGCCACACCCGGGCGCCTCATCGACCTGGTCGATCGCGGAGACGTCGATCTTTCCAAGGTCGAGATCCTCGTGCTGGATGAAGCCGACCGCATGCTCGACATGGGCTTCTGGCCGAGCGTGAGACGCATCCTGAGCTTCCTGCCGGCCAAGCGACAGAACCTGCTGTTCTCGGCGACCATCTCGCCGGAGATAACCCAGATCGTGGGCCGTATGCTCCACGAGCCGGCGTTCATCGAGATCGCGCGCAAGGGCACCACCGCCGAAGGCATCGAGCAGGCGATCATGCCCGTAGAGCAGTCACAAAAACCCGAGCTCCTTGCCGCGCTCATCGAGTCGCGCGGCGCGGACCGCGTCTTGGTGTTCACCAAGACGAAGGCACGCGCGGACCTCGTTCGCACGATTCTGGACCGCCTGGGCCTGAATGTGGCGGTCATGCACGCGGATCGCACGCAGCAGCAGCGCGACTCTGCGCTCGCCCGATTCTCGGAGGGCAAGGTGGACGTGCTCGTGGCCACCGACATAATCGCCCGGGGCATCGACGTCTCGGAGATAGACCACGTCGTCAACTATGACGTGCCGGAGAACCCCGAGGACTACGTCCATCGCATCGGCCGAACCGGCCGCGCGGGAGCGAGTGGATACGCGCTCACGCTTGTGGGCCCCGACGAGATCACGCAGCTGCGCGAGATCGAGTACATGCTCGGCAAGATCCTGCCGTCGAAAGACGTGGAGGGTTTTCCGTACCGCGAAGGGCGCATCATCCCGTTCGAGGGGCGCCCTGCGAAGAAGCCGACGCGTGCCGCCTTCGGCGCGAAGGCCCGCTCGAGCAGGATCGGCCGCCGGTAG
- a CDS encoding S8 family peptidase: protein MFTRPTSEFLRLILAVSLAFGLAVPTAGAKVASSTRIAEKAWTGSVVVGVAAGTIEAVENRVVRAGGTVIRRSGPGAFLVADAPEGEDPAAFAASVSRLPGVEYAEPESRVTAAFVPDDPDFGLQWNLERIGAPDAWDITQGSREVRIAVVDSGVDLDHPDLEGRIDTSRGYDFIGRDAVADDGFGHGTHVAGVLAAATDNGSHVAGIAGECVLIPVRVLDRWGNGETSTMAEGIRYAADQGADVINVSAGGPDDARVLSDAVDYAVSKGCVVVAAAGNRGIAGLDYPAAYPDVVSVGAVDETDASASFSRFGDRLDMVAPGVAVHSLRPITGAADSGTGVMSGTSMATPHVAGVAALLRSANPTWTAGMVIRRLMDTAEDLGPMGKDPRFGFGLVRADRALGEDPEAPSDDEFPGIPLTTATHDGVVDEVTDPVDVLSIALAAGQEIRLWFKGSETATISLTLYDPSGESTALAAPLVSVLSTGTSVRLDYAVPDEAEGVYRIVVSAEEGGGAYSLAWEKGRPTNVAVSAPKTCAWGGSVFLSGSVKEADGQPVTRAGFIVDRRPAGSSGWTLGIASGSLNAFGGFRVSVKPARQTRYRVRFEGAPGRFESVSRTVEVTPRAQLSPPVPVGSVRRGVAFTVAGTLKPTYDADGVVRVVLAELQGARYVSRRTVRAEASQRDGATRYTARLTVPGSGKWRITASVPASTRHAATTSRAVYLTVP from the coding sequence GTGTTCACTCGCCCGACATCCGAGTTCCTCCGACTTATCCTCGCAGTGTCGCTGGCGTTCGGGCTCGCCGTGCCCACCGCGGGAGCCAAGGTCGCCTCTTCGACTCGCATCGCCGAGAAGGCGTGGACCGGCTCGGTCGTTGTGGGCGTGGCCGCAGGAACCATTGAGGCCGTGGAGAATCGGGTCGTGAGGGCCGGCGGCACGGTGATCCGGCGCAGCGGGCCCGGAGCCTTCCTCGTTGCGGATGCTCCTGAGGGCGAGGACCCCGCCGCATTCGCGGCTTCCGTCTCACGCTTGCCCGGAGTCGAGTACGCCGAGCCGGAGAGCAGGGTGACAGCGGCGTTCGTGCCTGACGACCCTGACTTCGGCCTTCAATGGAACCTTGAGCGCATCGGCGCACCCGATGCGTGGGATATCACCCAGGGTTCCCGCGAGGTGAGGATAGCGGTGGTGGACTCCGGCGTGGACCTGGATCACCCCGACCTCGAGGGACGAATCGATACGTCGCGTGGTTACGATTTCATCGGCCGCGACGCGGTCGCCGATGACGGCTTCGGCCACGGCACGCATGTGGCGGGGGTGTTGGCGGCGGCGACGGACAACGGAAGTCACGTGGCGGGCATCGCCGGCGAGTGCGTGCTGATTCCCGTCCGGGTGCTGGACAGATGGGGCAACGGAGAAACCTCCACCATGGCGGAGGGCATTCGCTACGCCGCCGATCAAGGTGCCGATGTCATCAACGTGAGCGCCGGCGGACCCGACGATGCGCGCGTGCTGAGCGACGCCGTCGACTACGCGGTCTCCAAGGGTTGTGTCGTAGTGGCGGCTGCGGGCAACCGCGGCATCGCGGGGCTCGACTATCCAGCTGCGTATCCGGATGTCGTGTCCGTGGGCGCAGTCGACGAGACGGATGCGTCCGCTTCGTTCTCCCGATTCGGCGATCGGCTCGACATGGTTGCGCCGGGGGTAGCGGTTCACTCGCTACGACCGATCACTGGTGCAGCCGATTCGGGAACGGGCGTCATGAGCGGAACCTCCATGGCCACGCCCCACGTGGCCGGGGTGGCCGCATTGCTGCGATCCGCCAATCCTACCTGGACCGCCGGAATGGTGATCCGACGTCTCATGGACACCGCAGAGGATCTGGGGCCCATGGGCAAGGATCCCCGATTCGGGTTTGGTCTCGTGCGTGCCGACCGCGCGCTCGGAGAGGACCCCGAAGCGCCCTCTGACGACGAGTTCCCGGGAATCCCCCTCACCACCGCCACACACGACGGCGTCGTGGACGAGGTGACCGACCCGGTTGACGTGCTGTCCATTGCGCTTGCTGCAGGACAGGAGATCCGGCTGTGGTTCAAGGGCTCCGAAACAGCCACGATATCGTTGACCCTCTATGACCCCTCAGGCGAGAGCACCGCGCTCGCTGCACCGCTCGTCTCGGTCCTTTCCACGGGCACATCGGTTCGGCTGGACTATGCCGTCCCGGATGAGGCCGAAGGCGTCTACCGAATCGTGGTCAGTGCTGAGGAGGGCGGCGGCGCGTACTCGCTCGCATGGGAGAAGGGACGCCCGACCAACGTTGCCGTGTCCGCTCCGAAGACATGCGCGTGGGGCGGGTCGGTATTCCTGTCAGGTTCGGTGAAAGAGGCCGATGGCCAACCCGTTACCCGGGCCGGATTCATCGTGGACAGACGCCCTGCGGGATCATCCGGATGGACTCTGGGCATCGCATCAGGCTCCCTGAATGCCTTCGGGGGATTCCGGGTGTCGGTGAAACCCGCTCGCCAGACGCGATACCGCGTGCGGTTCGAGGGCGCCCCGGGGCGTTTTGAATCGGTGAGCAGGACCGTCGAAGTGACCCCGCGCGCTCAGCTGAGTCCTCCGGTGCCGGTGGGGTCGGTTCGCAGGGGCGTCGCGTTCACGGTGGCGGGCACGCTCAAGCCGACGTACGACGCCGACGGCGTCGTACGCGTGGTGCTAGCGGAGCTCCAGGGCGCACGGTACGTGTCGCGGCGCACCGTGCGCGCGGAAGCCAGCCAGCGTGACGGAGCGACCCGCTACACGGCTCGACTCACCGTGCCAGGATCCGGAAAGTGGCGCATCACCGCGAGCGTGCCCGCCAGCACCCGCCACGCCGCCACGACGTCGCGCGCGGTCTACCTGACCGTACCGTAG
- a CDS encoding DUF1622 domain-containing protein, with the protein MHDQVQAVMSQVSVLFEVTGVLVILAGFFYALVRAYRVRGSAITPYEAFRATFGRSVLLGLEILVAADLIRTIAVEPTLENLAVLGALVIIRTFLSWSLEVEIEGRWPWQRAAAERRCEEKP; encoded by the coding sequence ATGCATGATCAAGTACAGGCAGTGATGTCGCAGGTATCCGTCTTGTTTGAGGTCACGGGAGTGCTCGTGATCCTCGCGGGCTTCTTCTACGCACTCGTGCGAGCGTACCGTGTCCGCGGATCGGCGATCACGCCCTACGAAGCATTCCGCGCTACCTTCGGGCGCAGCGTGCTCCTGGGGCTGGAGATTCTCGTCGCTGCCGACCTGATTCGCACGATCGCCGTGGAGCCCACACTTGAGAACCTGGCCGTCCTCGGTGCGCTCGTCATCATTCGGACCTTCCTCTCGTGGTCGCTTGAGGTCGAGATCGAGGGCCGTTGGCCGTGGCAACGTGCGGCAGCGGAGCGTAGGTGCGAGGAGAAACCATGA